A single region of the Musa acuminata AAA Group cultivar baxijiao chromosome BXJ1-11, Cavendish_Baxijiao_AAA, whole genome shotgun sequence genome encodes:
- the LOC135597160 gene encoding uncharacterized protein LOC135597160, whose translation MTVFAHWGGRGAAAKAAQQMIPFADYGSEASQRLVEAAHLGDSVAASECLVDPAADVNYAGAVCLRARRAVVALREEAADEVRVEFEELRTDASALFLASHAGDLALVRLLLEKGADVNQKLFRGHAITAAVREGQAEVAALLLKAGASQHACEEAVMEASLHGRARLAELLMGSDLVRPPVAAHALALAASRGFVDVVDTLIECGADPNATSRLLLRSLKPSLHTHVDCTALIAAIVGRQAAAVRRLLQAGVREDAKVRLGAWSWDADTGEEFRVGAGLAEPYSVAWCAVEYFESTGTILRMLLQHHSPNAPNHGRTLLHHAILCANPRAVDTLLARGADCELPVRTSRKIEFRPIHMAARLGLASVLQILIDKGCDLNPRTDTGETALMLCARYKRDECLRILVSAGADLGLVSSAGVSAATVAASGHWSFSFQHAVLDTIRQGTFPRSSDRNVFSPIMFAAQCGDVGSLEVLLTRPDIDVDEQDENGQSPVMAAAREGHVNSFRVLLVAGANMKLRNKSGETAVELSRSNENRDLFEQAMLEFTLERGNAGVFHALHFAARRGNMAAVHLLIKRGSDVDAIDGDGCTPLMLAAREGHAETCEFLILRGAKCDIMTRRGETALSLARSNAKLGMEAENVILEELARALVLHGGRVKKHTKCGKGSPHRKVLRMEAAAGVLRWGKASHRNVVCTEAAVGGSSAFQKNRKGKADANEAGLFRVVTTGMKEVHFVCECGEEVAELWVRGISLVTRAAFGGK comes from the exons ATGACGGTGTTCGCCCACTGGGGCGGGAGAGGAGCCGCGGCGAAGGCGGCGCAGCAGATGATTCCCTTTGCCGACTACGGCTCGGAGGCGTCGCAGCGGCTGGTGGAGGCGGCGCACCTCGGGGACTCGGTGGCCGCGTCGGAGTGCCTCGTGGACCCGGCGGCGGACGTGAACTACGCCGGCGCGGTGTGCTTGCGGGCGCGGCGCGCCGTGGTGGCCCTCCGCGAGGAGGCCGCCGATGAGGTCCGGGTGGAGTTCGAGGAGCTCCGCACCGACGCTTCCGCCCTCTTCCTCGCCTCCCACGCCGGCGATCTCGCCCTCGTCCGCTTGCTCCTG GAAAAAGGCGCCGACGTGAATCAGAAGCTGTTTCGAGGACACGCGATAACGGCAGCGGTGAGGGAGGGGCAGGCGGAGGTGGCGGCCTTGCTGCTGAAGGCCGGGGCGTCGCAGCACGCCTGCGAGGAGGCGGTGATGGAGGCCAGCCTGCACGGGAGGGCGAGGCTCGCGGAGCTTCTCATGGGATCGGATCTCGTGCGTCCCCCCGTCGCCGCCCATGCGCTCGCCTTGGCCGCCTCCCGAGGGTTCGTCGACGTCGTCGACACCCTCATCGAG TGTGGAGCGGATCCGAATGCAACATCTCGTTTGCTGCTCCGCTCGCTGAAACCATCCCTGCACACCCACGTTGACTGCACCGCCCTCATCGCCGCTATCGTCGGCCGTCAGGCTGCCGCCGTCCGGCGGTTGTTGCAG GCCGGCGTGCGGGAGGACGCGAAGGTGAGACTGGGTGCGTGGTCGTGGGACGCCGACACTGGTGAGGAGTTCCGCGTTGGAGCCGGGCTGGCCGAGCCCTACAGCGTCGCCTGGTGCGCCGTCGAGTACTTCGAGTCCACCGGCACCATTCTCCGCATGCTCCTGCAGCATCACTCTCCCAACGCGCCTAATCACGGCCGGACCCTCCTCCACCACGCCATCCTCTGCGCCAATCCTCGAGCTGTCGACACCCTCTTGGCACGCGGAGCCGACTGCGAGCTCCCCGTCAGGACCAGCAGGAAGATCGAGTTTCGGCCGATCCACATGGCTGCTCGACTCGGCCTGGCCTCTGTTCTGCAGATCTTGATCGACAAAGGGTGCGACCTGAACCCCAGAACTGACACCGGAGAGACGGCATTGATGCTATGTGCACGCTACAAACGTGATGAATGCCTCAGAATTCTCGTATCGGCTGGTGCCGATCTCGGCCTGGTGAGCTCGGCCGGTGTGTCTGCCGCTACGGTCGCTGCTTCCGGCCATTGGAGCTTCAGTTTCCAGCATGCAGTTCTCGACACGATTCGGCAGGGAACCTTTCCTCGATCAAGTGATCGAAACGTCTTCTCCCCGATCATGTTCGCGGCCCAGTGCGGCGATGTTGGGTCCTTGGAGGTGCTACTGACGCGACCAGACATCGACGTGGACGAGCAGGATGAGAACGGGCAGTCCCCTGTCATGGCGGCCGCCCGAGAAGGCCACGTGAATTCGTTCCGCGTCTTGCTCGTCGCCGGCGCCAACATGAAGCTACGCAACAAATCAGGAGAGACGGCCGTCGAGCTTTCTCGGTCGAACGAGAACCGGGATCTTTTCGAGCAGGCGATGCTCGAGTTCACTCTCGAGAGAGGCAACGCCGGAGTGTTCCACGCTCTGCACTTTGCCGCTCGGCGGGGAAACATGGCCGCAGTGCATCTCCTGATCAAGAGGGGGAGCGACGTGGACGCCATCGACGGAGACGGGTGCACTCCGCTGATGCTGGCAGCGAGGGAAGGCCACGCAGAAACATGCGAGTTCTTGATCCTCCGCGGTGCCAAGTGCGACATCATGACGCGCAGAGGCGAGACGGCCCTCTCGCTCGCGAGGTCGAACGCGAAGCTGGGCATGGAAGCCGAGAACGTGATACTGGAAGAGCTCGCCCGTGCGCTGGTCCTGCATGGCGGCCGCGTCAAGAAGCACACCAAGTGCGGGAAGGGGTCGCCACACAGGAAGGTGCTGAGGATGGAGGCGGCCGCGGGGGTGCTACGGTGGGGCAAGGCGAGCCACAGGAATGTGGTGTGCACGGAGGCGGCAGTGGGCGGGAGCTCAGCGTTCCAGAAGAACAGGAAAGGAAAGGCCGACGCGAACGAGGCGGGGCTGTTCCGGGTGGTGACCACCGGGATGAAGGAGGTGCACTTTGTGTGCGAATGTGGAGAGGAGGTGGCCGAGCTATGGGTGAGGGGGATCAGCCTGGTGACGAGGGCAGCATTCGGTGGTAAGTGA